In the Klebsiella aerogenes KCTC 2190 genome, one interval contains:
- a CDS encoding IS3 family transposase (programmed frameshift), whose protein sequence is MKKTRYTEEQIAFALKQAETGTRVEEVCRKMGISEATFYNWKKKFAGLGVTELRRLRQLEDENQRLKKLVADLSLDKEMLQEVLKPKVLRPAQKRQAVHFLQEAYRISVRRGCGLLMQSRTVYHWQSRRDDRAITLRIREIAETRIRYGCPRIHIQLRREGWQINHKKTHRIYCLEGLNLRRKRPRRHVSAARRQQRPALTHIEQCWSMDFVSDSLFNGRRFRALTVVDNFSRECLAIHAGKSLKGEDVVSIVEALRVLDKRLPVRIQTDNGSEFISKSLDKWAYEHGVTIDFSRPGKPTDNPFIESFNGSLRDECLNIHWFLSLEDAQDKLDKWRREYNHERTHSSLNDMTPAEFIRSLQKDEDL, encoded by the exons ATGAAAAAGACCCGTTATACCGAAGAACAGATCGCGTTTGCGCTGAAACAGGCCGAAACCGGCACCCGCGTCGAGGAAGTCTGCAGAAAGATGGGCATTTCTGAGGCCACGTTTTACAACTGGAAGAAGAAATTCGCCGGTCTGGGCGTAACGGAACTGCGCCGTCTGCGGCAACTGGAGGATGAAAATCAGCGGCTGAAGAAACTGGTGGCAGACCTGAGTCTGGACAAAGAGATGCTGCAGGAGGTACTGAAAC CAAAAGTTCTGAGGCCGGCTCAGAAGCGCCAGGCGGTGCATTTTCTGCAGGAGGCCTATCGTATCAGTGTCCGCCGGGGATGCGGGTTGCTGATGCAGAGCAGAACTGTCTACCACTGGCAGAGCCGGCGTGACGATCGGGCGATAACCCTGCGTATCCGGGAAATAGCGGAAACCCGGATACGGTACGGTTGCCCGCGTATTCATATCCAGTTGCGGCGGGAAGGCTGGCAGATTAACCACAAGAAAACACACCGGATTTATTGTCTGGAAGGCCTGAATTTGCGCAGAAAGCGCCCCCGCAGGCATGTCAGTGCCGCACGCCGCCAGCAGCGCCCGGCCCTGACGCATATCGAGCAGTGCTGGAGTATGGATTTCGTGTCGGATAGTCTGTTTAACGGGCGGCGTTTTCGGGCGCTGACTGTAGTGGATAATTTTAGTCGGGAGTGTCTGGCGATCCATGCCGGAAAATCGCTGAAAGGCGAGGATGTGGTCAGCATAGTGGAAGCATTACGGGTGCTGGATAAACGCCTGCCGGTACGTATCCAGACGGATAACGGCAGCGAGTTCATCTCGAAAAGTCTGGATAAATGGGCGTATGAGCACGGTGTCACGATAGACTTCTCCCGTCCCGGGAAACCGACCGATAACCCGTTTATTGAGTCATTTAACGGCAGCCTGCGGGACGAATGTCTGAACATTCACTGGTTCCTGTCACTGGAAGATGCGCAGGACAAACTCGACAAGTGGCGCAGGGAATATAATCATGAGAGGACGCATTCATCACTAAATGACATGACTCCGGCTGAATTTATCCGAAGTCTCCAGAAAGACGAAGATCTCTGA